One stretch of Leadbetterella byssophila DSM 17132 DNA includes these proteins:
- a CDS encoding helix-turn-helix domain-containing protein, with protein MKKQEQIFQTVNSVKAYHELLQLEKPEHPMVSIIDFSKVKYNNPMPGTSVILNLYCISIKQGPDCVLRYGPKTYDFNEGVMSFFKPGQVISVAEQSENVTDGYMLTFHPDFIQSFALSNKIKKYSFFDYSVTEALFLSENEKTHMREIMAGIEREYHTNIDGFSQEAIVSYIDLLLVYGNRYYNRQFITRKLQSDDLSTRFEQLLDEYFSKEDALVKGLPSVQYFANRLHLSANYLGEMLRVSTGQSAQHHIQNKVIEMAKTLLSTTRLSVAEIAYQLGFERPQSLNRLFKSKTTLSPLEYRASFN; from the coding sequence ATGAAAAAGCAGGAACAAATATTCCAGACTGTCAATTCCGTTAAGGCTTATCATGAATTGCTGCAACTGGAGAAGCCTGAGCATCCGATGGTAAGCATTATTGATTTTTCAAAAGTCAAATATAATAACCCTATGCCCGGCACATCGGTCATCCTAAACCTATATTGTATTTCCATAAAGCAAGGACCCGATTGCGTATTGAGATACGGTCCGAAAACGTATGATTTCAATGAAGGTGTCATGTCCTTCTTCAAACCCGGTCAGGTAATAAGTGTTGCTGAGCAATCGGAAAATGTAACTGACGGCTATATGCTGACCTTTCACCCGGACTTTATCCAATCGTTTGCTTTATCGAATAAGATTAAGAAATACAGCTTCTTTGATTATAGTGTAACAGAGGCGCTTTTCTTGTCAGAAAATGAAAAGACGCATATGCGTGAAATCATGGCGGGAATTGAACGTGAATATCATACAAACATTGATGGCTTTAGCCAGGAGGCTATCGTTAGCTATATTGATTTACTGTTGGTATATGGCAATCGCTATTACAATCGTCAGTTCATTACCCGAAAACTGCAAAGCGATGATCTTTCAACTCGTTTCGAGCAACTACTGGATGAATATTTTTCCAAGGAAGACGCTTTGGTCAAGGGATTGCCTTCAGTTCAATATTTTGCGAACAGGCTGCATCTATCGGCAAATTATTTAGGAGAAATGTTACGTGTATCCACCGGACAGAGTGCGCAACATCATATACAAAATAAAGTGATTGAAATGGCTAAAACTCTTTTATCTACCACCCGTTTATCGGTTGCTGAAATTGCCTACCAATTGGGATTTGAAAGGCCGCAGTCACTGAATAGGTTGTTCAAAAGTAAAACCACTCTTTCTCCACTGGAGTACAGGGCTTCGTTTAATTAA
- a CDS encoding aldo/keto reductase, whose protein sequence is MRTKNLGKQGLEIPLVGLGCMGMSPSINVNTYGRANEKESIATIHRSLELGGNFLDTADLYGPLLNERLVGKAIKGNRDKYIIATKFGFEIDDNEQLTWRINGKPEYVKKAVERSLKNLGTDHIDLYYLHRPDPEVPIEETVGTMGELVKEGKVKYIGISEVTAEQIKKAYEAFPITAVQNEYSLFERAAEEDGVYDTTKELGIGLVAYSPLGRGFLTGQIKSPDDFDADDFRRSIPRFQGEQFYKNIELVNEINKLATEKGVNSTQLAIAWIIAKGITPIPGTKKVKYVEQNIAAAEISLTDDDMNRIDAIIPVGAETGDRNIHQSF, encoded by the coding sequence ATGAGAACAAAAAACTTAGGAAAACAGGGGCTTGAAATTCCATTAGTGGGATTAGGCTGTATGGGTATGAGTCCCTCAATTAATGTAAACACCTACGGCAGGGCAAATGAAAAGGAATCAATCGCCACCATCCACCGCTCATTAGAACTGGGTGGCAATTTTTTGGATACCGCTGACCTTTATGGCCCTTTGCTAAACGAAAGACTGGTCGGCAAGGCTATCAAAGGGAACCGGGATAAATACATTATCGCCACCAAATTTGGTTTTGAGATTGATGATAATGAACAGCTTACATGGCGCATTAACGGTAAGCCGGAATACGTAAAAAAAGCAGTGGAGCGTTCCCTGAAAAATTTAGGAACTGACCATATAGACCTGTATTATTTGCACCGTCCCGATCCTGAAGTGCCTATTGAAGAAACCGTCGGTACAATGGGGGAATTGGTGAAGGAAGGAAAAGTTAAATACATTGGTATTTCTGAAGTAACTGCTGAACAAATAAAGAAAGCGTATGAAGCTTTTCCGATTACCGCTGTACAGAATGAATACTCGCTGTTTGAGCGTGCAGCCGAAGAGGATGGTGTATATGACACAACAAAGGAATTGGGGATTGGATTGGTAGCTTATTCTCCGTTGGGGCGTGGCTTCCTGACCGGACAGATCAAAAGCCCCGATGACTTTGATGCCGATGATTTCAGACGTTCCATCCCACGTTTTCAGGGCGAGCAGTTTTACAAGAATATAGAGCTGGTCAATGAAATCAACAAGCTTGCTACAGAAAAAGGTGTGAACTCCACACAGCTTGCCATTGCCTGGATCATTGCCAAAGGTATTACGCCCATACCGGGCACTAAGAAGGTAAAATATGTGGAACAGAATATCGCTGCCGCGGAGATTTCACTTACAGATGATGATATGAACAGGATAGATGCTATTATTCCTGTCGGAGCAGAAACCGGAGACAGGAATATTCACCAATCCTTTTAG
- a CDS encoding helix-turn-helix domain-containing protein gives MAVQTKNDFNEIVCSVTEEKYYKDDLFFDYHSFVRVLSGEMKVIQADKTYVFGSGSTFLYPRNQLCTVIKYPLDGRPYRSIVMTLKPQRLEDFYKKQNVKSGESSSPKIKEFYPNPLLDSLFDSLLPYFRLNNQLPENLTTLKIEEAISVLRAIDKDVDGILADFSQPGKINLFDFMQKNYMFNLSLEKFSYLTGRSLSAFNRDFRSTFHSSPQKWLTQKRLELAQQRIREEKIKPVDVYVEVGFENLSHFSYAFKKQFGYAPSEIPSL, from the coding sequence ATGGCAGTACAAACTAAAAACGACTTCAACGAAATTGTATGTTCCGTTACCGAAGAAAAATATTATAAAGATGATCTTTTTTTTGATTATCATTCTTTTGTAAGGGTTTTGTCAGGCGAAATGAAAGTAATCCAAGCTGATAAAACCTATGTATTTGGTTCCGGAAGCACTTTCCTTTACCCAAGAAATCAACTCTGCACTGTAATCAAATATCCGCTTGATGGAAGGCCATACAGATCAATTGTTATGACATTAAAGCCACAGCGTTTGGAAGATTTTTACAAGAAGCAGAATGTCAAATCGGGCGAATCGTCATCTCCCAAAATAAAGGAGTTTTACCCCAATCCTTTGCTGGATAGTCTTTTCGACTCTTTATTACCATATTTTCGTTTAAACAATCAATTACCTGAGAATTTAACTACATTGAAGATTGAGGAAGCCATTAGTGTACTTCGGGCAATTGACAAAGATGTGGATGGAATACTGGCAGATTTTTCCCAACCAGGTAAAATCAATTTATTTGATTTTATGCAAAAAAACTATATGTTCAATCTTTCGCTCGAAAAATTCAGCTATCTGACAGGGCGAAGTCTCTCAGCTTTTAACAGGGATTTCAGATCTACTTTCCATAGTTCTCCTCAAAAGTGGCTCACGCAAAAGCGATTGGAATTAGCACAACAAAGAATAAGAGAGGAAAAAATAAAACCTGTTGATGTGTATGTGGAAGTAGGTTTTGAGAATTTATCCCACTTTTCCTATGCCTTTAAAAAACAATTTGGCTATGCTCCAAGTGAAATTCCCTCATTGTAA
- a CDS encoding SDR family oxidoreductase translates to MMKKIAIIGATGMLGEPVTKAFINEGFDVSLLVRNVNKAKQIFPSNVRLVQGDLRDIESIGQFLSEQEGLYLNLSVKQNSGKSDFQPEREGLDHVLQIAKNNTTVTRIGYLSSLIHLYQGQNGFDWWAFDLKQEAVSKIKNSGLPYSIFYPSTFMENYDKGSYRQGKNIVLAGTSKYKMYLISGNDYARQVVKTFQRDNGNNEYVIQGKEGFTADEAAKVFVENYTKEKLKIMKAPMALMSFMGLFSNKFNYGAKIVDALNNYPEKFEAEKTWLDLGEPQTKFIDYIQNV, encoded by the coding sequence ATGATGAAAAAAATAGCAATTATAGGAGCAACAGGCATGCTAGGTGAGCCTGTAACAAAAGCATTTATCAATGAAGGATTTGATGTTTCTCTGCTTGTCCGCAATGTTAATAAGGCCAAACAGATATTCCCTTCAAACGTGCGTTTAGTGCAAGGGGATTTAAGGGACATTGAATCGATAGGGCAGTTTTTAAGCGAACAGGAAGGTCTTTATTTGAACCTTTCAGTAAAACAAAACAGTGGTAAATCCGATTTTCAACCAGAAAGAGAAGGACTTGATCATGTTCTCCAGATTGCAAAAAACAATACAACGGTTACAAGGATAGGATATTTGTCTTCTCTGATTCATCTCTACCAGGGGCAAAATGGTTTTGATTGGTGGGCATTTGACCTAAAACAAGAAGCTGTTTCTAAAATTAAAAACAGCGGACTTCCATATTCTATTTTTTATCCATCCACCTTCATGGAAAATTATGACAAAGGCAGTTACAGGCAGGGGAAAAATATTGTACTTGCCGGAACATCCAAATACAAGATGTATTTGATTTCAGGCAATGATTATGCTAGGCAGGTAGTGAAGACCTTTCAACGTGACAATGGTAATAATGAATATGTGATACAAGGAAAAGAAGGGTTCACTGCCGATGAAGCAGCAAAGGTTTTCGTAGAAAACTATACAAAGGAGAAATTAAAAATAATGAAAGCTCCAATGGCATTAATGTCGTTTATGGGCTTGTTTTCAAATAAGTTTAATTACGGGGCAAAAATTGTGGATGCGCTTAATAATTATCCTGAAAAATTTGAAGCCGAAAAAACCTGGTTGGATCTGGGTGAGCCACAAACGAAATTCATAGATTATATTCAAAACGTTTGA